The Juglans regia cultivar Chandler chromosome 11, Walnut 2.0, whole genome shotgun sequence genome contains the following window.
CGGACAAATTCCGGCGTTCGGGGACTGGGATTACACAAACGACATGCCAATCACTCAGTACTTCGAGTGTCCAAGGCAGGCCGGTTTGATTCGACACAGTTCTTCCTCCGGAGACACTGATCCCTGCGTGGGTGGTGGTGACTTGTACGCCGTCCATTTCAAGAAACCTTCTCGTACTACTGTTCTTTCTCCACCCCGCAAGGTCGATTTTCTTATCACAGTTCAtcactttattttttccctataaaataaaataaactcttTAGACTTTTACAGTAACAAACTAGTCTGCATCTTTGATGTCTTCCTTAGGTTAAAGATATTATATGCATTTTGGTGCTAAGAGGAGGAGAAATAAATGCGTTTTTGTAATGTAAAGCACTTTGTTTTTGTACGAAAGAGGAAGtcactcatgtttttccaaggaAAACACTTGGAAAAACATGTTTTGGGAAGCGCGTGTTCAGACTTCTACGTCAAAACTCGAACTGTTTGTCGTGACTCGTTGGAGTCAAACTGTGTTTACCGAAaacaaaaatgtcattttccatatatatttcgTTAATGGTCGTACACGTTCCGAAAATTTCAAACTGCAATAGTAAAAAAAGCGGAAAATTTGACATACTTTTTTCTTTGTCATTGTTGTCATTCCAGAGTggctgaaaaataaaaaattgaaaaaagaaaagcatttattttttattttttatttttatattaccCATTTAAAAATCGAGAAagactatgtttttttttttttttttttccacaaaacaTTCTTAGTTAATTAACATTGTGAACTAATTTACAAGACATTAGAACAAACATCATAAGACTGCACATTTTGGTTTCAACAATTATTTTGTGTATTCATGATCTTGAGTTGAATAATGATGAGGCTTGGAATTATGGGGTTATGAACATGAgtagaaaagggaaaaagaaaggcGATATGACCCGCACGTTAAGGAGCAGAAAAGGGTAGGGAAGGTGTGTGACGTGACGGAACCGGCAAGGAAACCTGGTCGGCAGCTGCTGCATCACACTAATCACGCGGTTCCACCGCCTCTTAGAGTAATCTCTGCAGATGTCAGGCCTCCAAAACCTGTCGACGAGGATCTCTACAAAATCCCTCCCGAGCTCCATACTACCAAGCAGGTGTGTTCCCATTTTCAACTACCATTTTATATTGATTGCCAGTAGTTTTATTATGCACACATGAGTACTACTCGTCTGCGTCTCTGAGACTTGTTTGTATAAATCCTTTCATTCTTGactgattattttaaattggcATAACTGATAATTCCAATCTATCTTTTATTATATCGTAGAAAAAAAGGCTGGGGTTCTTTTCAAGATGCCTGGAACCGGCTTGTGCAGCATGAATTTTGAGTGTTCCTGCATGCATATTGCTTCTGCTTATTATACAAATGGATGCTGCTTGGATTGGTGCTTTGACGGCAGATGAAACCAGACGAGTTAGCTAGATTGAAGAACTGATCTATTAATTGAttctgttttccttttaaaaatcaAGTATTTCTATAATTTTGATCAACAATATcatgtaatgttttatttttttgttacatATTAGAAGTCACACCATCCTCTTTCAACTCGCAAATTTTAGtactttgtcttttttttttttctgttttttttagtTAGGAGATGAGAGTTTTGAACTCCAGTATCTAATCAGGCGCCACAGGCTTTTGACAAGTACTCGGCTTTAATGCATAGGAGTCCTACATATTTATCTACAGTTGTCTTAAGTGCATGTAAAAATTTCAAGGACCACAAACTGGCCAATTATAAGTAACGCCAATTGAGAGTTAGAGCTTTTCTTTGTCCAGTACTTTAGTTCTTTGCATCACACAagtgtatttatatttgattagaTACTGAAGATTATAcgaatttatataatttttctataccAATTAATGACATTAATGTGGTACTCTTGAGGTTTAAAAGGTCATGTGATAATAAGAAGAAGCATTAACCTTTGTAGCCATCACAAGGCCGTACGTGATTGTCGATATCCAAACCTTTATATATGGATCTCTCGGAACGAAGATCTAAAGCTGGTGACGGTCACATCATGAAAAGTTCTACCTAAGTTTGGTCTAAACGCATGAAGAGCCCactagtgtattatatatatatatatatatatatataaatatatatatgtagtgtattatatatatatggctccCAAAGCGATAAAGTACCAGAGGCATTCATTTGGCCAgggctaaaatattttttttttaaaaaatggaggatataatattattatcctcttttataatattatattatctgtagagtaatgttgaatataattttaattaatattataaatgacaGTGCTAGTGGGCCAGCGGTTACCGCCCCGATGGGCTTAccattagtctattttttttctttttatttttttttcaacaattttttaatatccataattattaagaaaaaatacacaatttcgCTAATgatcaatttcttaattattaagtaaaaaaataaaaaaaatttaagggtAACTTTGAGTGTTTTAgggaaatattatatttttctattataaataTACATTAATCAGGATGAGCACCCTAGTACTTTAGGGAAATTTACCAACTTGAATAGTCTAAGAACATCAATGGACTAGTCaaagttaaagtatatttttttatgaacataagagaaatttaacttttgattattttattcacttaagtctctatattggaatagttatttttttattatataataataaaataatataagatgaatttggctttaactattcacatcaaatctccacattagattatctatttatttattatatagtaatgagtaattaataattttaaaaatatttatttttttaattattaatttaatttaatttatcatattttactattcataatattatatattaattagtaatcatattctaattaaattatgggttAAGAAAATTATGGGAAGGGAGAAAGACGttaatagaaagaaagagagaaataattgatataaaatgtatttgatgaatgaacagtttctttttaaatttagaaattattttagaagtaactgtagttaaattttaattatttatggtttaatagttaaattttcaATAGGTTTAACTTTTAGTTAATATGTGAGGATGCTCTAATAGGTAGGGAGGTGACTGAGATGCATGCGTTGAATGAAGCCAATTTATAAGCACTTTTCTTCTTCTggtttgagatgatttgtagTTTAAAATCCGAAATCCCTAGAAACCTTTTCATGTTCAGCAGTGACAATAATTGGTTTAAGCAAAAGTTTATACCATTATAAGGAATGATCGATGTTTTATTTAACTTCTATATATGActtatcctattttatttaaatattaattgttCGTATACTCcttgatatttgtttttataaaaccGACCATTTACCACAACTAATATTAAAACCtatatctttattattattattattattattttgatgaaatacCTATATATCTCTTTAATTGATTCTATTAAAGATGCAGTCCTTACCTGTTAATGATATCATTGCCATTCGTTTTTTTTACAAGATTATTTACTATATTGGTTTTAATCTGTACGAGACATGACATAAAAGGCATACAATTTCATGATCTATCACTATTCtcgttgaaaatttaaaattctaggTTTTATGTATTAAATCTTGAGTTGGCCTATAATTTGGGATTTAGATATTTCGGAGTTTTCTACCGAATTCTAGGACTTAGATATGTTGAGTTTCATGGACGCCTATTCTGGCGATGACAATATATGGATGAGCAAAGGCGAGCAAGAGAATattgttacatgaacgtttgcgggagtattgtttgcccttattagagtgtgcatataaaaccttgcatattactatttattattctccatttgaaattgtttatggttttaatccacttattCCTTTacctttgatgcttttgcttgttgatgataggagtagcttgaatgaacattttaaaattcttgagaaaataaaggaaaatgcatataaagtggatctttcaggtaagtatcatgtttctgctatttttaatattattaacatttttccctttaatccaggtggagattcaaaggtcgaatccttttgaggagagggggaatgatgggcatCAAGATGGacttagtcttaaagatcttttgtaagttccagatgggtcaattacaaggtcaagagccaagaagatcaaagaggtAATGCAAGGATTGACACAATCCACCTAGGATGAAActagcaagactccaacactcaagatggacttgaaggatgaaaatccaattttgactcatttgataagttatggaagAGGTCAACAATATGACTTAAAAGCTTTGGGcccttgaaggctttcaatttatttaattcatttaaatgacttattttattagtttagaattattggatttaattatgagaatgacttaagggggcctagTCAAGtgcatgttggaaaatttattattttgttgaattagaGTTTCAAGAAGTACTGTAGCGAACTAGGATTTCAAAAGTACTGTAGaagagttactgtagcgtcgtactgtagccgcgccactattcactcaggggtatttttggaagatggggtattattttggctagggttttacttaggttttggtttaaatactctttgtagcctcattttaattagtttatgaaatttaataaatttatttattgtgagttgagtttatctcctcttattcttaattgaacttttaaatttatcaaaggtaaatcataacctttgtggcgttccttccatgtaatctgggttcttgagacagatTATTCAactggtctagattttaatataatctaaattcttgaaatgagttctcatcgggtctagattctccatccattgacttgattttggctttcttggggagttttcaaattaattgtgggttcaaaggattccatttccgcgggttcatatcatttggtattcagagcaaggttttcaatcaggtttgattctatcttttaattcttgtatctttaaatttgattttaggccttcattattctagggttgcaaaaaaaaaaaaaaaaaaattgaaacaaaaagtaggctgccgaaattcttagggtttttggtttggctgaaatttgcatttcctagggtttcttacatctctaagtttgtccattgcttggagtgccgtttcaaaaattctcttctatttcattgtcaattcttgtgtgtttgaattcaattgcttgattttcacaattcagTATTTCTGTTTGTGattaaattagagaaaagaaaagaaatgaaatgaaaagaaaattcgaaaagaaaagaaaattcgaaaagaagaataagaagaagaataagataagaaaatgcagcatattcaaaggttgctacatagttacaacaaagagaatgaaatacatttattgattgagttttatcatcaaaggggttgaacacatctttctagttggtatcttgttttataactACTCTTtcactaaaataaaatccttgagtctcgtgtcattttattctttccttatttcttgaatctatattactggtttgAATAATACAAGgctgtattgtcttgattttagttcaactagttcttaaagaacttgagtgggaaaactattgaggtaaaatgcaagagagtgtgagactattatcgggaaaaatcAATTAAGAGTAAAACACGattggagtgccattattcgagtgtaaacacgtaagggagtatgtgaggtttttcactaacttCTTTTTGTGCGGCACATTACGATGTTTCATatgagtgactcatcaccaaaggggatgacaaataactcatcttttgtgttgcaagccatgcaacaacagtttgagcggttgaacttggtgttgggtgaagtaagggatatgatggatcatcaagatgcggtaattagaaatctacaaggaaTGAGAAATGGGAGGCGACATGAGTCTAGTgatgaaaatgggtatgagaaagaagagtatgatgattctcttgttactaggcgtgcactcaatacgcaaattaagatggatgatacagagcagcagagcaagaacatttttcatactaaatgccacatcaacaataaagtatgtagtatgattattgatttgaagagttgtattaatttggctagcactactttagttgagaaattgaacttacctaccttgaaacactctaaaccatacatgttgcagcagtggttgagtgattgtggtgAGATTAGGGTAAATAAgtaagtgctagtttcttttttaattggaaaatatCAGGATATgatcctttgtgatgtagtgcctatgcatgttggccatattttgttggggaagctgTGGCAgtttgataggaaggtgatccatgatgggttaaggaacatgtacaattttgaaaatgatggaaaaacaatcaaacttgctcctttaactccaacataGGTCCATGGTgaccaattgaaactgaaaagtgaggttgttcaaaaaagaaagagtgaaaatgagagtgataaaaaaagaaagagtgaaagtgagagcgatcaaaaaagaaaaagcggaaaagagattgagctaaaagtaagagtgaaagtgaaattgAGCAGAAAAGCAAGTGTGAAGgtgagattaagaaaaaaagaaatagagggGCCGACATggagaaagataaaaaatgagagagaaaaaagaaaatggtgagactgagacctcaagaaaaaaagagaatgaattaaaaaataactgtGAGGTcgatagtataaaaaaaatgaagaaaaagagtgtgacagaaaaaaaacaaaagagtgaaaagaaaaaagagagtgaaaaaaaaaagagtggaaagaaaaaagtgagtgaaaaaagtgagaaaaacaaagaaaaataaaattaaagtgcatgttgatgcaattttttgtcatgacccaAGGGCCAATACCAACAATGCAGTTGAATGGTCAACGGTCCGATACTTGGATAGTTGGATGCTTATCTATGGATGTAATAGTAAATAAAATGCTGGAAATATAACTAAAGAGAGACACAGAGTAATGAGATTTGGTACTAAGGCTTACATCCATGGATTTTTTGAGGACgaaattcattatattttataattttataatctctcatAGCCTCACTTTACTCTCAATACAATAGTGAATATGTAGGTTTTTGGGAAAATTGAAGTAGTAGAAGTTGAGAATCATGAAGAGAGCCCCCAAGTCTGTAAAAGTTTCCTCCTTTTatctactctctctctttcccgtGAAGTTATCTCCCCTAATTTATACTTTATCCCACATCTTTAGAAACAGCCcattttcttatttcattttcactattttgcaTGTCAATAGCTTTAAGTTTAGGCTTCATTTTTTTGCAGGTTTTGtcctttattctttttctttgtcatGGGCCTTTATCTTCTAATGGGCTGGGccataagtttattttatttccaacgGGACATATTTGTTAAGTGAAAATTCAGTAAATTTAGAGAATTCTTGAAAAAAAgatattgagatatattttataaaaaaaatgatatttgcagtcgtagACTGTGCAATTACCTTGTAattcttttgagaaaaaagagacatgaaaaaaatttttaattttttaataatagactactagacctcactattttttaaaaggaatgcagtccacgactgtatgtagcatgtGAATAATAAGTTcggataaaatatctcaaaacgTGTCTGTATTGGAGTTTACAGTGGAAATTTTTTcgatttcttttttccttttaatgaCTGGATTGAAGTTGAAAAAACTTTAGGAAAGTTTTTGAAAAAGCCCTCCAGATTTTGGACTATGAAAGTCTGATAACAAAAAATCTCTGAAATGATTCTTTTGCTCTGAGCCGTACTACAGTCCACAAAGATTTCCAACTCATTCCTAGGAGTTGGTTGCCCTGTAACCTGTTAAGGATCCGTCATACAACGTAAATTGAACTTCTCATATCATTTTCTAACAAGCCAAGCATGGATACAAAatccaaagaataaaaaatggcagtgatatatatatgatgccAAAGAGCATGTCTATCTCAAAGTGAAATCTATCTTAGCTTCCTAAGTGGCAATGCTTTTCCAAAGAGCTTTTCTACCTCATTTGTCTCCATCTTCAGCTCGCTCAATAAATCCATCTCTTCTTTGCTTAGCTCTCTTAAGAAATTCTCCTCGTCTTCCTGAAGCACTTTAAATCCTTCTGTCAACCTCTCAAGCAATGTCTTTTCAGTCTTTCCAATCTTCTCAACCTCCCCTTCTAACTCTTCAACTTCCTTTAAAATGGTCTTCTCCCCTTCCTCTACTGTCTTCTCGAGCCTCTCTACAATTGTCGGCTCAGGACCACAAGTGTTATCTGTCCTTATGAACTTGTTAAAGTCGCGCCCTACGCTTTTAGCTGCTCTTTCTAGTTCAGGAACAATGCTTTCAGGCAAAACCCTGTTTCTCGTGTAAACAACAGCACCACCGTAGCCATCCCACGCATCATTTTTACCTCTGTAGTACACAAATATGTAGTCATCTTGTTTATTCTCTATTTTGGATGATAGAATATACCTGTACAAGACATTTACGTATGCTTGTTGATAGcgtaaaaaatagagaaaaatgagCGTAAAGGCCTTAGAAACtcaacataagaaaaaataaataaataactgtaAGGTTTACAGATgaatgaagggaaaaaaagataataaaacagAAATCATTATGAGGTATTTCTGCAAGTACTAAGCTCAAATAGATAACAACAGAATCTAAATACTCCCTCATACAACTAGATATacataactcatttaaaaataaatcgtTTGTGTTTGATTGTCTATATCTGCAAGAAAACTGTTGGATAGGGAGAGAGACCAAGTTGGTCGAGTTCTCTGTTTGTGTAGTATCTACTTGGTTCACCATTCATGTGACATGAATAATGAAATATCGATGCATGGTCAAAGGTCATCACAGGTCATAACACCAGGAACCTGTCTGAATGAAACTGTTCAACTTATGGTTCAATAGTCAAATAGCACCATAATTAACTATACCACTGTGCATATGTATGAAGTCTGATACACATTACATAGAGAGACACAAGGAAGCCATATATATGCTCCTCATCATGAGAAAATATACTGAAGAATGGGTTTGATCAGACAAATGATTGTCTTGAAAAGGAAAATTCCAAGTTTACCAGCATTTGGGTCTTCTTTAAGGCATTGGTTTTGCCATTAGTGAGAGCAATATGAACAGAGTTGCACATGTTTTTTACCAGTCAAAGCAACTAACCAATTTCTCCAAAGTTAAGAGCTTCCTAGAACTGACTGGCAATGGGAAACCAGGTTAGCGGCCAGATGATGGTTCATGACTAATAAATATGTATCATCTAAGTAGCGCATCTCATCATCTATGCAGACACTATGAACAACAACAGATGTAGAAAAGTGTAACCTGGTGCAAATCACTATCATCTTCCACAAAGACAAGATAGGTGCAGTGAGATGTGATAAAATAAGTAGTTTTTACCTCTCATAGGCCTTCTACTGTTTCCCAAAACAGATAAGTTTAGGCCAATatcaagttttaaaaataaattagcctaaaaataaattagccTATAGACATGAACAATCAGAATGTAATTGTCCATGTTTCATTTGCCAACAATCCAAGGAGCCTCAAAGATCTAAATTGTCACCGAACACATATGTTTTAGTGCAAACATATAAGGAACTACTGGTTTTCaatgtttcttttccttgtaaAGTTGCCCAAtccctaaaattaaaaaaagagtcGATGCAagtaaaaataagtataaaaataacataaaaaacaaagaaaaaaaaaatcaaacgacAAGAATCATTGCTGCACaatgaaaggaaaaatctttatttaatatgtttttatcataaaatgCAATGGGAACAGATATTAAGGAGGAATTTAATCCATACTTCAGACTCAGTCCAACATGAAGCACAGGCATTTAAAGGTCCTTCTGAAGGCAGATTCGGACTTAAAGACAGTCCTGGGTTACAATTTATGGAAGCACGTAGTAATTAAGAGTAGAAGGCTGGTGGGAATAAGGCAATTacagaagaaaagagagagctCATTGGCAGTTAACCAATCTGGCATGAGAGACCTGCATGATGTCATGGGGATCCTCCTGggattatcccaaaatatttatgGTACTCTCCACGAAGAAATTGAAGCAATCTCAGATGCCATTATCTGTCAATCCTGAGATATTTAGGAAATTTCGATGGGGATATTAGTAGCAGAAGTCAACACCATTTAATTAGAATCCATCGATGTCATTATCTGGCCAACTACAACTGATTCATAGTTCAACCTACAGAGGCTATCTAAAGGGTGAAATGTGCGGAGGATGATTCATTTTACTGGAGGAGAAGAGAGTACCATGTCAACTCAGCATCATGAGAAGCAGATGGTGGAGCACAAGTCATTAAGGAACAACTTGAGTGGTATATGTTTAGCTCTTTGGAAAGATTGGCATGTGGGGCCAAAATAGGGGGCTTCTTCTACAGTGAAAACCTTGACTCTAACCATCAAGCAATTCTCTGAGAACAGGTCAAGGAGGGGAACTAgcattttatgcattttttttttatttaagtagaACTTGCATTTTTTATACATGGGGCATGTTTGTTAAAAGGCttgagttttggttttgttttattcCTCGGGGTTCACAATGGGTAtagatttggttttgttttgctttctcCTTGACTTAGAAGTAAAACTTGTGAATCCTGTAAAAGGCTGGCATTGTCAAGGAGAAAGCAATATTACTGAAGGAAAAGTATTGAAGCAATCTCAGATGCCATTATCTGTCAATCCTGAGATATTTAGGAAATTTCGATGGGGATATTAGTAGCAGAAGTCAACACCACTTAATTAGAATCCATCGATGTCATTATCTGGCCAACTACAACTGATTCATAGTTCAACCTACAGAGGCTATCTAAAGGGTGAAATGTGCGGAGGATGATTCATTTTACTGGAGGAGAAGAGAGTACCATGTCAACTCAGCATCATGAGAAGCAGATGGTGGAGCACAAGTCATTAAGGAACAACTTGAGTGGTATATGTTTAGCTCTTTGGAAAGATTGGCATGTGGGGCCAAAATAGGGGGCTTCTTCTACAGTGAAAACCTTGACTCTAACCATCAAGCCATGCTCTGAGAACAGGTCAAGGAGGGGAACTAgcattttatgcattttttttttatttaagtagaACTTGCATTTTTTATACATGGGGCATGTTTGTTAAAAGGCTTGAGttgtggttttgttttattcCTTGGGGTTCACAATGGGTATAGATTTGGTTTTCACTTTTCCTTCAGTAATATTGCTTTCTCCTTGACAATGCCAGCCTTTTACAGGATTCACAAGTTTTACTTCTAAGTCAAGCAGGAACAAGGTGTACCAGAGGTTTTCTTTCTGTTAATGTCCTTTTTATAGCGAGGGAGGGTAGTTATTTTATTCAACCAGATGTAAGAAAGACAAACTGTCCTCAACAGTGTCTAAGTTGGCCTCAGGGCAAGATCTTGTgactaaatattttctttagtttgttg
Protein-coding sequences here:
- the LOC108995762 gene encoding uncharacterized protein LOC108995762 encodes the protein MDENRRRSGQIPAFGDWDYTNDMPITQYFECPRQAGLIRHSSSSGDTDPCVGGGDLYAVHFKKPSRTTVLSPPRKKREKERRYDPHVKEQKRVGKVCDVTEPARKPGRQLLHHTNHAVPPPLRVISADVRPPKPVDEDLYKIPPELHTTKQKKRLGFFSRCLEPACAA